In Candidatus Promineifilum breve, one genomic interval encodes:
- a CDS encoding esterase family protein yields MDLLIVGHAGARLLVFPTSMGRFYEWEDRGMFNVLGDMIGAGQLQAYCVDSVDAESWYARWKHPGARAWRNIQYDRYLTDEVLPLSRQKNGNPFMITLGASFGAFHSLNFALRHPDLVGRAIGLSGIYEVNRWTDGYYDTNIYYNSPIDYIGGENDWRRLELLRRQDIILAVGRDDSLRSSSERLSAALWSKGIGNALRLWDGWSHDWPYWENMIRLYMGGHD; encoded by the coding sequence ATGGATTTGCTGATCGTCGGCCACGCCGGGGCGCGGCTGCTCGTCTTCCCCACCTCAATGGGCCGCTTTTACGAGTGGGAAGATCGGGGCATGTTCAACGTACTGGGCGACATGATCGGCGCCGGCCAATTGCAAGCCTATTGTGTCGATAGCGTTGACGCCGAAAGCTGGTATGCCCGCTGGAAGCACCCCGGCGCGCGCGCCTGGCGCAACATCCAGTACGACCGCTATTTGACCGATGAAGTGCTGCCTCTCTCGCGCCAGAAAAACGGCAACCCGTTTATGATCACCCTCGGCGCCAGCTTTGGCGCTTTCCACTCGCTCAACTTTGCCCTGCGCCATCCCGATCTTGTCGGCCGGGCCATCGGTCTGAGCGGCATCTACGAGGTCAACCGCTGGACCGACGGCTATTACGACACCAACATCTACTACAACAGTCCGATTGATTATATCGGCGGTGAGAATGATTGGCGGCGGCTGGAGCTGCTGCGGCGGCAAGACATCATCCTGGCTGTCGGCCGCGATGACAGCCTGCGCAGTAGCAGCGAACGCCTCTCCGCCGCGCTGTGGAGCAAGGGCATCGGCAACGCCCTGCGCCTGTGGGACGGCTGGTCGCACGACTGGCCCTATTGGGAGAATATGATCCGGCTCTACATGGGCGGACACGATTAA
- a CDS encoding ATP-grasp domain-containing protein yields the protein MTKKVGLIVGREWSFPPAFIEEVNRRKEGVTAEFVKLGGTKMNDPSEYAVIVDRISHEVPYYRSHLKNAVLQGTTVVNNPFMWTADDKFFEASLADKLGVAHPKTIVMPNKDYVPGIVHDESLRNLRYPLDWDALLEYVGLPCVLKDAHGGGWKDVFICHTKEDLWHAYNQSGLHTMVLQEYIHWDHYVRCMCLGQEEVLPMRYDPHGRRYVVDHAHLSPELGARIVGDSLKLVRALGYDMNTVEFAIRDGVPYAIDFMNAAPDMDINSLTPVYFEWVVRHMADMVIDLALNPRPQLTELKWSGLFNG from the coding sequence ATGACAAAAAAAGTTGGTCTGATAGTTGGTCGAGAGTGGTCTTTTCCGCCGGCGTTTATTGAGGAAGTGAATCGCCGCAAAGAGGGGGTGACGGCCGAGTTCGTGAAGCTGGGCGGCACCAAGATGAACGACCCCAGCGAGTACGCGGTCATCGTCGACCGCATTTCCCACGAAGTGCCGTATTATCGCTCGCACCTGAAGAACGCCGTGCTGCAAGGCACGACGGTCGTCAATAACCCGTTCATGTGGACGGCCGACGACAAGTTCTTCGAGGCTTCGCTGGCCGACAAGCTGGGCGTGGCCCATCCCAAGACGATTGTCATGCCCAATAAGGATTACGTGCCCGGTATCGTCCACGACGAAAGCCTGCGCAACCTCCGCTATCCGCTCGATTGGGACGCCCTGCTCGAATACGTCGGCCTGCCGTGCGTGCTCAAGGATGCCCACGGCGGCGGCTGGAAGGATGTGTTCATCTGTCACACCAAGGAAGATTTGTGGCACGCCTATAACCAATCGGGCCTGCACACGATGGTCTTGCAGGAGTACATCCATTGGGATCATTACGTGCGCTGCATGTGCCTGGGGCAGGAAGAAGTGCTGCCGATGAGGTATGATCCCCACGGCCGCCGCTACGTCGTCGATCACGCCCACCTGTCGCCGGAACTGGGCGCGCGCATCGTGGGGGATTCGCTGAAACTGGTGCGGGCGCTGGGCTACGACATGAACACCGTCGAGTTCGCCATCCGCGACGGCGTGCCCTACGCCATCGACTTTATGAACGCGGCCCCGGATATGGACATCAATTCGCTGACGCCGGTCTATTTCGAGTGGGTAGTGCGCCACATGGCCGATATGGTCATCGACCTGGCCCTGAACCCGCGGCCACAGTTGACCGAGTTGAAGTGGAGCGGCCTCTTTAACGGCTAG